A single window of Pseudanabaenaceae cyanobacterium SKYG29 DNA harbors:
- a CDS encoding aspartate-semialdehyde dehydrogenase has translation MSKSYRVAILGATGAVGAEFVSLLAERHFPVADLKLLASPRSAGKKIPFQGEEMTVEAVTESIFAGVDLVLASAGSEQAKVWAPIAVSKGCVVIDNSSAFRQEPDVPLVVPEVNRYALKGHKGIIANPNCTTILMSVVVYPLHRVIPVERLVIATYQSASGAGARAMAELLEQTRAILANQSPPTEVFQYPLAFNLFLHNSPFNADGYCGEEVKMMKETRKIFAEPNLRLTATCVRVPVLRAHSEAVNIEFRAPFPVKTALEVLQQAPGVTVVQDFERNYFPMPIEASGKDNVLVGRVRADLSHPHALELWLCGDQIRKGAALNAIQIAEAMIADQLL, from the coding sequence TTGTCTAAGTCCTATCGGGTTGCTATTTTGGGAGCAACGGGGGCAGTGGGGGCAGAGTTTGTGTCCCTTCTGGCAGAGCGCCATTTCCCTGTCGCTGACCTGAAATTGCTGGCTTCCCCCCGATCGGCGGGTAAAAAAATTCCGTTTCAGGGGGAGGAAATGACGGTGGAGGCGGTGACAGAGAGTATTTTTGCGGGTGTTGACCTGGTGCTAGCCTCGGCGGGGTCAGAGCAGGCAAAGGTATGGGCACCGATCGCCGTAAGCAAAGGCTGTGTGGTAATTGACAACTCCAGTGCCTTCCGCCAGGAACCAGATGTGCCGCTGGTCGTACCGGAAGTCAATCGCTACGCCCTCAAAGGACACAAAGGCATCATTGCCAACCCCAACTGCACGACAATTCTGATGAGTGTGGTGGTCTATCCCCTGCACCGGGTGATTCCTGTGGAGCGGTTAGTAATTGCCACCTACCAATCAGCTAGTGGAGCGGGAGCGCGGGCAATGGCAGAACTCCTGGAGCAAACTAGAGCGATTTTAGCTAATCAATCCCCCCCTACGGAAGTATTCCAGTATCCCCTTGCCTTTAATCTTTTCTTGCACAACTCCCCCTTTAATGCCGATGGCTACTGCGGGGAAGAAGTAAAGATGATGAAAGAAACCCGCAAGATTTTCGCTGAGCCGAATTTGCGCTTGACTGCCACCTGTGTACGGGTTCCCGTATTGCGCGCCCACTCGGAAGCGGTTAACATTGAGTTCCGTGCGCCGTTTCCTGTGAAAACCGCTCTTGAAGTATTGCAGCAAGCCCCAGGGGTGACGGTAGTGCAGGATTTTGAGCGCAACTACTTTCCCATGCCGATCGAGGCTAGTGGCAAGGATAACGTCTTGGTGGGCAGAGTTAGGGCAGATTTGTCTCATCCCCATGCTTTGGAGTTGTGGCTCTGTGGTGACCAGATACGTAAAGGAGCGGCTCTTAATGCTATTCAAATCGCTGAAGCTATGATTGCTGACCAACTTCTATGA
- the dapA gene encoding 4-hydroxy-tetrahydrodipicolinate synthase, with the protein MTIPFGRLITAMVTPFDGEGNVNYDMAVRLALHLIEQGSDAIVLCGTTGESPTLTWEEEYQLFQAVKQAVGDRAKILAGTGSNSTREAIVATQKAAALGLDGSLQVTPYYNKPPQAGLYAHFRAIAESAPQLPILLYNIPGRTACRIELDTILRLSEIPNIVGIKDSTGDLGLAAEVRGRLGESFAIYSGDDYLTLPLMAVGAVGVVSVASHLVGRDIKQMIDYTVNGRMKEAEAIHQRLLPLFRALFITTNPIPIKAALNLLGWEVGGLRLPLVTADEQTVGKLKQVLTDLGLST; encoded by the coding sequence ATGACCATACCCTTTGGCAGACTGATCACGGCGATGGTTACTCCCTTTGACGGGGAGGGAAACGTTAACTACGACATGGCGGTGCGCTTGGCTCTGCACTTGATCGAACAGGGCAGTGATGCGATCGTTTTGTGTGGTACGACGGGGGAATCACCCACCCTGACTTGGGAGGAGGAGTATCAACTCTTTCAGGCGGTTAAGCAGGCGGTAGGGGACAGAGCAAAAATTCTGGCAGGGACTGGCTCTAATTCCACCAGGGAAGCGATCGTGGCAACGCAAAAAGCGGCAGCTCTGGGACTAGATGGGTCACTCCAGGTTACACCCTATTACAACAAGCCCCCCCAGGCTGGTCTATATGCCCATTTTCGCGCCATTGCTGAGTCAGCTCCCCAATTACCTATCTTGCTCTACAACATTCCAGGTAGGACGGCATGTAGAATTGAACTAGATACAATCCTGCGCCTTAGTGAAATTCCCAACATAGTGGGCATCAAGGATTCCACAGGGGACTTGGGACTGGCAGCTGAGGTGCGGGGTCGCTTGGGAGAAAGTTTTGCTATCTACTCTGGGGATGACTACTTGACCTTACCCTTGATGGCAGTGGGGGCAGTGGGGGTAGTGAGTGTGGCATCTCACCTGGTAGGTAGAGACATAAAGCAAATGATTGACTATACAGTAAATGGTAGGATGAAGGAAGCTGAGGCTATTCATCAACGGCTGTTACCACTTTTCCGTGCTCTATTTATCACTACAAATCCTATTCCCATCAAAGCAGCTCTTAACCTCTTGGGTTGGGAGGTAGGGGGATTAAGGCTACCTCTTGTGACTGCCGATGAACAGACAGTAGGCAAACTAAAACAGGTACTCACGGATTTAGGTCTTTCGACATAG
- a CDS encoding DUF3143 domain-containing protein, with amino-acid sequence MKLPPPDTPLYNHPLPTIEAWLRSKGCVQDEEDPTRWSVVYEGWSAEIMMDIEEIRVRYNRSGAMRAFPYSLSRRDVEDAIFTGP; translated from the coding sequence ATGAAACTACCACCGCCTGATACACCTCTGTATAACCACCCTCTACCCACGATCGAAGCCTGGCTGCGGTCAAAGGGCTGTGTGCAAGATGAGGAAGACCCCACGCGCTGGTCGGTGGTTTATGAGGGTTGGTCAGCGGAAATCATGATGGACATTGAGGAAATCCGCGTCCGTTATAACCGATCGGGGGCTATGCGTGCCTTCCCCTACTCCCTCAGTCGCCGTGATGTGGAAGATGCCATCTTTACAGGACCCTGA
- a CDS encoding J domain-containing protein: MFIVVPLPQSVERRSFYTVLGVSPRATAAEIRRAYWQLSKRYHPDTTTIPPEIAREKLREIQEAYRVLQDPVHRAAYDLSLLPQYQTPPLPVSTREDDGLPTERALSGGEIFALVILLLTLLICLGLAFTVALLRELG; encoded by the coding sequence ATGTTCATTGTAGTGCCCTTGCCCCAGAGTGTGGAAAGACGATCGTTTTACACGGTGTTAGGGGTGAGTCCCCGCGCCACAGCGGCAGAGATCAGGCGTGCCTATTGGCAGTTGAGTAAACGCTACCATCCAGACACTACTACTATTCCGCCCGAAATTGCGCGAGAAAAGTTGCGGGAAATCCAGGAGGCCTATCGTGTCCTGCAAGACCCTGTACACCGTGCTGCCTACGATTTATCCCTCCTACCCCAATACCAAACCCCTCCCCTACCCGTTTCCACCAGAGAGGACGATGGACTGCCCACGGAACGTGCTCTCTCGGGCGGCGAAATCTTTGCCCTGGTCATTTTGTTGCTGACTTTGCTAATCTGTCTAGGGTTGGCTTTTACTGTAGCGCTCTTACGGGAACTGGGATGA